The nucleotide sequence ACCGCTACCTCGGGGGGAGCGCGGCGAAGGTATTGCCCGTCCCGATGTTCAACATCATCAACGGCGGCAAGCACGCCGACAATACCGTGGACTTCCAGGAGTTCATGGTCCAGCCGTGGGGCTTCGACGACTTTGGCGAGGCGCTTCGGGCAGGCGTCGAGATCTACCACGCACTCAAAGGCGTGCTGAAGAAGCATCGGCTCTCGACGGCGGTGGGGGACGAGGGCGGCTTCGCGCCGGACCTCAAGGGCAACGAGGATGCCCTGAAGATCATCGAGGAAGCCGTCGCCAGGGCCGGTTACAAGTGGGGCGAGCAGGTCTTCGTCGCCCTCGACCCCGCGATGAGCGAACTCTGGAACGAGGCCGCCGCAGAGGGGAAGACAGGCTACAAGCTCTTCAAGTCCAGCGGCGAGGTGCTCTCGTCGGACGACCTGATCGGGCTGCTCGCCTCCTGGTGCGAGAAGTACCCGATCCGGTCGATCGAGGACGGTCTGGCAGAGAACGACTGGAGCGGATGGAAGCGGCTGACCGCCCGGCTCGGAGAGAAGGTGCAACTGGTCGGCGATGACCTCTTCGTCACGAACCCGGCCATGCTGCGCCGCGGGCTTGACGAGGGGTGCGCGAACGCAATCCTCGTCAAGGTGAACCAGATCGGCACGCTCAGCGAAACCTTCGAGGCCGTGAACCTGGCGATGCGCAACGGGTACGCCGCCGTGATGAGCCACCGCTCGGGCGAGACCGAGGACGCGACGATCGCCGACCTGGCCGTGGCGGTGAACTGCGGCCAGATCAAGACCGGAGCACCCTGCCGAAGCGATCGAAACGCGAAGTACAACCAGTTGCTTCGGATCGCGGAAGACCTGGGTGAAGCGGCGGTGTACGGATCGGTCACGTGGGGGCGGTGACGAACGTGCAACCGCGTTCGCATCGGTTGGTTTGATGTTCAAGGCGGCCAGCAGGTGAACGGTCGATGATGCGCGGCGCGGACAGGCACGGGTCGGTCGAGCCTCCTTCGTGGGACAGCCGCGGAGGAGGGTGGTTTCGGCACACCCTGCGTCGTGTCTTTGGCGACGGCGAGAACCCGTTGACC is from Synechococcales cyanobacterium CNB and encodes:
- a CDS encoding phosphopyruvate hydratase, which produces MDFDIEIVHARQVLDSRGNPTLEAEVVLAGGASGRAAVPSGASTGEHEAIELRDGEPGVYLGKSVMRAVENVIERIAPAVEGLDAREQEVVDSVMRELDGTPNKAELGANAILGVSMATAKAAAQGCGLPLYRYLGGSAAKVLPVPMFNIINGGKHADNTVDFQEFMVQPWGFDDFGEALRAGVEIYHALKGVLKKHRLSTAVGDEGGFAPDLKGNEDALKIIEEAVARAGYKWGEQVFVALDPAMSELWNEAAAEGKTGYKLFKSSGEVLSSDDLIGLLASWCEKYPIRSIEDGLAENDWSGWKRLTARLGEKVQLVGDDLFVTNPAMLRRGLDEGCANAILVKVNQIGTLSETFEAVNLAMRNGYAAVMSHRSGETEDATIADLAVAVNCGQIKTGAPCRSDRNAKYNQLLRIAEDLGEAAVYGSVTWGR